One Candidatus Desulfatibia profunda DNA window includes the following coding sequences:
- a CDS encoding TIGR04282 family arsenosugar biosynthesis glycosyltransferase, which yields MTPSHHRNRQCVLVFLKVPQKVSVKTRLAQFLDKDVVVNLYKHFVADILGLLQRGGHHVMICFYPPNARADVAGWLGPDLSLLPQQGRNLGQRMANAFSEAFARGFQQVLLLGTDFPDLPESVVAEAFEHLPQHDAVIGPAVDGGYYLIGFNSDTFSAEIFDDMPWGTADVYQRTLTIFSNNGCKIHVLPKWRDIDTYQDLERFIKTRLQHQTTAVNTAAYLSGIGFPPKIV from the coding sequence ATGACCCCATCCCATCACCGTAACCGTCAATGCGTCCTTGTCTTTTTGAAAGTTCCGCAAAAAGTCAGCGTAAAAACAAGACTTGCGCAATTTTTGGATAAAGACGTCGTTGTCAACCTTTATAAGCATTTTGTGGCGGATATTTTAGGGCTCCTGCAAAGAGGCGGTCATCATGTGATGATCTGTTTTTACCCCCCCAATGCCCGGGCTGATGTTGCCGGATGGCTGGGGCCCGACCTGTCTTTACTGCCCCAACAGGGACGCAACCTGGGCCAGAGGATGGCAAACGCTTTTTCCGAAGCGTTTGCCCGGGGCTTTCAACAGGTACTGCTGCTGGGAACCGACTTCCCTGATCTTCCCGAAAGCGTGGTCGCTGAAGCCTTTGAACATCTGCCGCAGCATGATGCCGTCATCGGCCCGGCGGTTGACGGCGGATACTACCTGATCGGTTTCAATTCCGATACGTTTTCAGCCGAAATTTTTGACGACATGCCCTGGGGAACCGCAGATGTCTATCAAAGAACCCTGACAATCTTTAGCAACAACGGGTGCAAAATCCATGTGCTGCCAAAATGGCGCGACATCGATACATACCAGGATCTCGAACGTTTTATCAAAACCCGTTTGCAGCACCAAACTACGGCTGTAAATACCGCTGCCTATTTATCCGGCATCGGTTTTCCCCCAAAAATTGTTTGA
- a CDS encoding TIGR04283 family arsenosugar biosynthesis glycosyltransferase → MNRRLSVIIPVFNESGIINATLDHLCGLDFSGDLEIIVVDGNQVGNTIKVITRSGIKKIIGEKGRGAQMNAGAAAAGGNVLLFLHADTHLGHDALDQIFKVFDRNDVAGGAFDLGIRSGKKIFRLIAKTASLRSRLTKIPYGDQAIFLKKQLFDRIGGFKNIPIMEDVELLRRIKKEGLKIKFVPRKVWTASRRWEKEGIVYCTLRNWTLITLYLLGVSPEKLKKFYAS, encoded by the coding sequence ATGAACCGCAGGTTGTCTGTCATCATTCCGGTCTTCAATGAGTCTGGGATTATCAATGCCACCCTCGATCATCTTTGCGGGCTGGATTTTAGCGGAGACCTGGAAATTATTGTCGTGGACGGAAATCAGGTTGGAAATACCATCAAGGTCATAACCCGTTCGGGTATCAAAAAGATCATCGGGGAAAAAGGCCGGGGGGCCCAAATGAACGCCGGCGCCGCGGCCGCCGGCGGTAACGTATTGCTGTTTTTGCATGCCGACACCCACCTGGGTCATGATGCCCTGGACCAAATTTTCAAAGTATTTGATCGCAACGATGTTGCCGGCGGCGCCTTTGATCTGGGGATTCGGTCCGGGAAAAAAATTTTTCGACTGATTGCAAAAACAGCATCCCTCCGCTCCCGTCTGACAAAAATACCTTATGGAGACCAGGCCATCTTCCTTAAAAAACAACTTTTCGATCGCATCGGCGGTTTCAAGAACATTCCCATCATGGAAGATGTGGAACTGCTGCGACGAATTAAAAAAGAAGGGCTGAAAATCAAATTTGTCCCGCGCAAAGTCTGGACTGCTTCCCGCCGCTGGGAAAAAGAAGGGATCGTCTATTGCACCTTGCGAAACTGGACCTTGATCACCCTTTATTTGCTTGGGGTTTCTCCGGAAAAACTAAAAAAATTCTACGCATCATGA